The window GAGATAAGAACTTAACAACTTCTGGATTAGTTCACCCACAGGGCACTTACGCAGCTAGAAATTCAGTTGGAGTAAAATTTCCATCTGAATTAAGTTTCACTTTATGCATAGTTTATATTTTTATTTATTCATAAATTCATTTTCTATAAATTTGGTATGGTGTTCATCCTTTATAAAAACTTCACTTGCCATTAATTTTTTCTGAAATTCAACATTACTTTCTACACCTTCTATAATTAATTCATCTAATGCTCTTTTCATTCTATTTATACATTCTTCCCTATCATTTGCCCAACATATAAGTTTCCCTATCATAGAATCATATAAAGGTGGTATAGTATATCCCCCATATACAAAACTATCAAACCTTACTCCAAGCCCTCCAGGAACATGAATAGATTCTATTGTACCAGGACAAGGTCTAAAGTCATTAAATGCATCTTCAGCATTTATTCTACATTCTATTGCATGACCGTTAAACTTTATATCTTCCTGCGAATAAGGAATCTTTTCTCCAGATGCTATTAATATTTGTAATTTTATCAAATCAATTCCAGTTATCATTTCACTAATAGGATGCTCTACTTGTATTCTAGTATTCATTTCTATAAAATAGAAATTTCTATCCTTATCGACTATAAATTCAACAGTTCCAGCACCTATATAATCTACAGATTTTGTTGCTTTTACAGCAGCATCATATAATTCATTTCTAGTCTTTTCGTCTAAATACGGAGAACGACATTCTTCTATAACTTTTTGATTTCTTCTTTGCATAGAACAATCTCTATCTCCAAAATGAACCACATTTCCAAATGAATCTCCAAAGACTTGTACCTCTATATGTCTAGGATTTTTTACATATTTTTCTAAATACATCTCATCATTTCCAAATGAAGATAATGCTTCAGCTTTGGCTATATCGAAATTAGCTACTAATTCTTCTTCATCATTAGCAACTCTCATTCCTTTACCTCCACCTCCACTTGAAGCTTTTACAAGAACAGGATATCCAATTTCTTTAGATGTTTCAATTGCATCTTTTATATTTGAAATTATCCCTTTTGATCCCGGAACAACAGGTACATTAGCTTGTATCATAGTATCTCTAGCTGTTGATTTATCACCCATTTTGTCTATTTGTTCATACTTTGGACCTATAAATGTAATATTATTCTCTATACATTTTTTAGCGAAAGTAGAGTTCTCAGATAAAAATCCAAATCCTGGATGAATTGCATCGCATTTCATTTTCATAGCTAAATATATTATATTATCTATATTATTGTAACTCTCACTTATCTTATTAGGACCTATGCATATAGATTCATCTGCCATATATCTGTGTAGAGATTCTTTATCTGCTTGAGAATATATAGCAACAGTCTTTATACCCATTTCTTTACATGTTCTTATTATTCTAACAGCTATTTCCCCTCTATTTGCAATAAGTAACTTTTTTATCATAATATCCTCCTTTAATTATCCGTTAACTTTAATCTTAAATAAAGGTTGATCGTATTCAACTAATTCTTCATTTTCTACTAATACCTCTATAATTTCTCCATCAACATCACACTCTATTTCGTTCATAAGCTTCATAGCTTCAAGAATACACAGTGTATCTCCATTTTTAACTTTATCTCCAACATTAACAAAATTACCACTTTCAGGGCTTGCAGCTGAATAAAAAGTCCCCATTATAGGAGCATTTACTATATATGTATTATCATCAGTTTCAATTTTTTTAATTTCTTCATTGTCAGTTGTTATTATTTCTTTTTTAGCTTCATCTTTTATACTAGGTACACTATCTGTAGTAGTAATATCACCTTTTTGTATAGATAATTTTAAATCATTCATTTCTATATCAAATTTATTTATACTAGTTTTATCTATTGCCATAATTAATTCTTTGATTTCATTTATATTCATAAATTATACCTCCTTTTTATACCTGGTACTAATACTATATTCTATTATAGCATATTATTATTTGGACATACAATAAAAAAGTCTTCCTTTGGCGATTTTAAATATAAATTTTTTTAAAATTCGTCCAACACTACCTATTAGCGCATGTCCCCAACAATTGTTACTAGCTCTATTACTCAGAGTAGTAGATACTATAGTGATTTTAGCAATGTCAGTCATAATTTTAAAATATTTAGCTCATTATGAGAAT is drawn from Tepidibacter hydrothermalis and contains these coding sequences:
- the accC gene encoding acetyl-CoA carboxylase biotin carboxylase subunit, with the translated sequence MIKKLLIANRGEIAVRIIRTCKEMGIKTVAIYSQADKESLHRYMADESICIGPNKISESYNNIDNIIYLAMKMKCDAIHPGFGFLSENSTFAKKCIENNITFIGPKYEQIDKMGDKSTARDTMIQANVPVVPGSKGIISNIKDAIETSKEIGYPVLVKASSGGGGKGMRVANDEEELVANFDIAKAEALSSFGNDEMYLEKYVKNPRHIEVQVFGDSFGNVVHFGDRDCSMQRRNQKVIEECRSPYLDEKTRNELYDAAVKATKSVDYIGAGTVEFIVDKDRNFYFIEMNTRIQVEHPISEMITGIDLIKLQILIASGEKIPYSQEDIKFNGHAIECRINAEDAFNDFRPCPGTIESIHVPGGLGVRFDSFVYGGYTIPPLYDSMIGKLICWANDREECINRMKRALDELIIEGVESNVEFQKKLMASEVFIKDEHHTKFIENEFMNK
- the accB gene encoding acetyl-CoA carboxylase biotin carboxyl carrier protein; amino-acid sequence: MNINEIKELIMAIDKTSINKFDIEMNDLKLSIQKGDITTTDSVPSIKDEAKKEIITTDNEEIKKIETDDNTYIVNAPIMGTFYSAASPESGNFVNVGDKVKNGDTLCILEAMKLMNEIECDVDGEIIEVLVENEELVEYDQPLFKIKVNG